A section of the Lineus longissimus chromosome 1, tnLinLong1.2, whole genome shotgun sequence genome encodes:
- the LOC135500949 gene encoding multiple coagulation factor deficiency protein 2 homolog, which produces MAQFIYLVLIPMALYGQLCTSHENQGDQEYDINNESKEAAEEHLKEHLKDITGDKLDLKTMSTRERAIYTFRVHDLNKDNQMDGLEVFKIYSEHNYGRREKQTTDEYEEDMIARVDRWLERFDFDKDGYVSLAERLRLENQ; this is translated from the exons ATGGCACAGTTTATATATTTGGTGTTGATTCCTATGGCGCTGTATGGACAGTTATGTACATCCCACGAAAACCAAGGTGACCAAGAGTATGACATCAACAACGAATCAAAAGAAGCAGCCGAAGA ACATTTAAAAGAACACCTGAAGGATATAACTGGTGATAAATTGGATCTGAAAACGATGTCAACAAGAGAGAGAGCCATTTACACGTTTAG AGTCCACGATTTGAATAAGGACAACCAAATGGATGGACTTGAGGTTTTTAAGATTTATTCGGAACACAACTACGGCAGGAGAGAAAAGCAAACAACTGATGAATATGAAGAAGACATGATAG CCAGGGTTGACAGATGGCTGGAGAGGTTTGACTTTGACAAAGACGGCTACGTATCACTGGCCGAGCGCTTAAGGTTAGAAAATCAATGA
- the LOC135501048 gene encoding uncharacterized protein LOC135501048 codes for MAASENSDGQEIRKALFRSPAHEEVHESGSSVTETLINKVMIDYDIESSLKGLQKDLHDQRLKQLKGKLKDIAEDNWRYPSIDKLIGIQT; via the exons ATGGCTGCTTCTGAAAATTCTGACGGACAAGAAATAAGAAAGGCATTGTTTCGTTCGCCTGCCCATGAAGAAGTTCATGAATCTG GATCCTCCGTTACAGAAACCCTAATCAACAAGGTGATGATCGATTATGACATCGAAAGCAGCCTCAAGGGATTGCAGAAAG ATCTGCATGACCAAAGACTGAAACAGCTCAAAGGCAAATTGAAGGACATCGCTGAAGACAACTGGAGATATCCCTCCATTGATAAACTGATTGGAATACAGACTTGA
- the LOC135493653 gene encoding intraflagellar transport protein 140 homolog — protein MAVYFDFKLQSSHHGNKTNIAWHENQTILAVSSYNAATGGCVNLYQDEGEVLPHGEFQRSSPPTCVRWHPTKKIVAIGWDTGEIIVWNEHERELHDVPTVHRTDIKAMEWSSSGTRLLTGDSSGFILVFKVDARGRVQHIPLCQHNVHEGVTKVLLKPLPPVDPNNDLKALARAAVSGDENALDMFTWRRGKDGMKGPSLLPSEAQSFFIGLENGGVSFINEAGKLVNLFTIDEAVKKLLYYEEKNILVTIGENLILSQHSVTTDGDAREIMKVKLSGKAAEADVIWAGKGVLATVSGESVVRLWDIDREENYILNADTVLKSTGEQSQSYGRDTQLTCVSYSIAKQVLAVGTSSGTVAMWKYSSLGIPGKKAEPEDKWHFQPPSNIEGNILQIEWGPRNLLAVNAVEVVYVLSEQVMSAHYADQIAVLQTGPTMLSVNIFGTGTNLEVKTDFQVKGTYTTKEFLAVWNNKKFTVYEYTPDKSAIRPTGTFATESHLNCLYEQNVYTVEPGKVQVRTHQGTVKQLISFTELEGDPIFLDICGNFLAIGSEGGFIKIYDLSRREAKQHASPKNLHDVIPGFGRIESVRVNSTGNRVSIIASNPDGSPDPKLYIWDVELDTLQFFNFESGKGEQDDFDTQTADDEYISAEERGKNQAAKDIAGRYPLSHYWDSHESKLLVCEAKLLRGKQQKEDENKEKAAVSLSKHVMEDKIETMIVSLFSTPENGILLQDNFAMNLTYSGLIGLEVPYYYFIKKTEESEDQTAQITDRPQTSMPNTLSKLVARWTMRDFVGLEYSDKNTRDAMLNFSYYLTIGNMDEAFKAIKLIKNESVWENMAKMCVKSRRLDVASVCLGNMGHARGAKALREAMKEPELDAQVAVLAIQLGLTEDAERLLKNCQRYDLLNEFYQSTGQWNKAMDTSEMYDRVHLRTTYYNYAKHLEAKGDITSAVPVYEKADTHRFEVPRMLFEEPQALEAYIMKTKDKALRKWWAQYMESTGEMETALQFYEAAQDYLSLVRVYCYCGNLEKAAEICNDTGDAAGCYHLARQYENQDRIKEAIHFFTRAQAYGNAIRLCKEHGYEDQMMNLALLGKPQDMMDAARYYESKPSSQDKAVMLYHKAGNLPRALDLAFRTRQFGALQHISDDLDQKADPELLQRCANFFTENGQYDKAVDLLATARKYWDALKLCSEQNVVITEDLAEKLTPQKATSEPENDERIKILNGIAEVCMQQRQYHLATKKYTQAGNKLQAMKALLKSGDTEKIIFFAGVSRQKEIYVMAANYLQSLDWRKDPEIMKNIIGFYTKGRAMESLASFYDACAMVEIDEYQNYDKALGALGEAYKCVTRAKLKNQSQQEEKLTSLKNRIDLIKKFVQARRVYDDSPDEAVKQCQILLEEPDLDQAVRIGDVFGFMIEHYARKEKWKAAYACMEEMKNRIPKVNMAYYVNMRTIESIHRALDIPLPRGQGPDKINGMNGFGKHDNDELDGEEVQEDVIDEIVPGGDDYC, from the exons ATGGCAGTCTATTTTGACTTCAAGCTCCAGTCCAGCCATCATGGGAATAAAACAAATATTGCTTGGCATGAGAACCAAACAATCCTTGCAGTTTCTTCATACAATGCAGCAACAGGTGGATGTGTTAATCTATATCAAGATGAG GGAGAAGTTCTTCCTCATGGGGAATTCCAGAGGTCCAGCCCCCCGACCTGTGTCAGATGGCATCCAACAAAAAAGATAGTGGCCATTGGTTGGGATACAGGCGAAATCATTGTTTGGAATGAACATGAGCGGGAACTTCATGATGTGCCTACGGTTCATCGCACTGATATCAAAGCCATGGAATGGTCTTCGAGCGGGACTCGTCTACTAACAGGAGACTCG AGTGGTTTTATCCTAGTGTTTAAAGTGGATGCCCGGGGGAGAGTACAACACATCCCGTTATGTCAACACAATGTCCATGAAGGTGTCACCAAAGTTCTTCTCAAACCTCTCCCGCCTGTTGACCCAAACAA TGATTTGAAGGCCCTGGCAAGAGCTGCAGTCAGTGGTGATGAAAATGCCTTGGATATGTTTACTTGGAGAAGAGGAAAAGATGGAATGAAGGGACCATCTTTGCTGCCTTCCGAAGCACAGTCATTCTTCATTGGCTTAGAAAATG GAGGTGTTTCTTTCATCAACGAAGCTGGAAAATTAGTGAATCTTTTCACTATTGATGAGGCAGTGAAGAAGCTGCTTTACTATGAAGAGAAGAATATTTTGGTTACCATCGGGGAGAACCTGATCCTGAGTCAGCACAGTGTCACGACCGATGGTGATGCAAGAGAGATCATGAAGGTCAAGCTGAGTGGGAAGGCCGCAGAGGCCGATGTGATCTGGGCTGGAAAGGGTGTGCTTGCAACAGTTTCAGGTGAAAGTGTTGTCAG GCTATGGGATATAGATAGGGAAGAAAACTACATTCTGAATGCCGATACAGTGCTGAAAAGCACTGGCGAACAGTCACAGAGTTATGGAAGAGACACTCAACTGACATGCGTTTCTTACTCCATTGCTAAGCAAGTCCTTGCAGTGGGAACATCGTCGGGGACTGTCGCCATGTGGAAATATTCCTCTCTAGGTATACCGGGGAAGAAAGCAGAGCCTGAGGACAAGTGGCATTTTCAACCTCCGTCAAATATTGAAGGAAATATCTTGCAGATTGAG TGGGGGCCAAGGAACTTACTAGCTGTCAATGCAGTAGAGGTGGTCTACGTCCTCAGTGAACAAGTCATGAGTGCCCACTATGCAGACCAGATTGCTGTCCTTCAAACTGGGCCAACAATGCTCTCAGTCAATATCTTTGGGACTGGCACTAACCTGGAGGTGAAGACAGATTTTCAAGTCAAAGGCACATACACTACCAAG GAATTCCTAGCTGTTTGGAACAACAAGAAATTCACAGTCTATGAATACACACCAGATAAATCAGCGATACGTCCAACTGGCACTTTCGCCACTGAATCTCATCTGAACTGCCTCTATGAACAGAATGTATACACAGTTGAACCAGGCAAGGTTCAAGTCAGAACACATCAG GGTACAGTAAAGCAGCTTATCAGTTTCACCGAGTTGGAGGGTGATCCCATCTTCTTAGATATCTGTGGTAATTTCCTGGCCATTGGAAGTGAGGGTGGTTTCATAAAAATCTATGATTTGTCACGAAG GGAGGCCAAGCAACACGCCAGCCCAAAGAACCTGCACGATGTGATCCCAGGCTTCGGCCGCATTGAATCAGTCCGCGTCAACTCAACTGGTAACAGAGTGAGCATCATTGCCTCAAATCCTGATGGGTCACCAGATCCCAAGCTGTATATCTGGGACGTTGAGCTAGACACGCTGCAGTTCTTCAACTTCGAATCTGGGAAGGGTGAGCAGGATGACTTCGATACCCAGACGGCAGATGATGAATACATTTCCGCTGAGGAGAG AGGAAAAAATCAGGCTGCAAAGGACATTGCCGGGCGTTATCCATTGTCACACTATTGGGATTCCCATGAGTCCAAGCTGTTGGTCTGTGAGGCTAAACTTCTGCGTGGTAAACAACAGAAAGAAGACGAGAACAAGGAGAAGGCTGCAGTGTCGTTATCAAAGCATGTCATGGAGGATAAG ATTGAGACTATGATAGTGTCTCTTTTTTCCACACCCGAGAATGGAATTCTCCTCCAAGATAACTTTGCAATGAATCTGACATACAGTGGACTAATTGGCTTGGAAGTGCCCtattattatttcattaaaaag ACTGAAGAATCCGAAGATCAGACTGCCCAAATCACAGACAGGCCACAAACATCAATGCCCAACACATTATCGAAGTTGGTTGCCCGGTGGACAATGAGAGATTTTGTAGGATTGGAATACAGTGACAAGAACACAAGAGATGCCATGTTGAACTTCAGTTACTACTTAACCATTGGGAACATGGATGAGGCTTTTAAAGCTATCAAGTTAATCAAAAA TGAATCTGTGTGGGAAAACATGGCCAAGATGTGTGTGAAAAGTCGTCGACTTGATGTGGCCAGCGTATGTCTGGGTAATATGGGCCATGCTCGCGGTGCCAAGGCACTGAGGGAAGCCATGAAAGAACCGGAGTTAGATGCTCAAGTGGCTGTCTTGGCTATCCAACTGGGACTCACAGAAGATGCTGAGCGCCTACTGAAGAACTGTCAGAGATATGATCTTCTGAATGAGTTCTACCAATCCACTGGTCAATGGAATAAG GCAATGGACACTTCAGAGATGTACGACCGAGTTCATCTTAGGACAACCTATTACAACTATGCTAAACATCTCGAAGCGAAGGGAGACATCACATCAGCTGTGCCTGT TTATGAGAAAGCTGATACCCACAGATTTGAAGTGCCAAGGATGCTGTTTGAGGAACCTCAAGCTCTTGAAGCTTACATCATGAAAACCAAAGACAA AGCTTTACGTAAGTGGTGGGCTCAGTACATGGAAAGCACGGGAGAGATGGAGACCGCATTACAATTCTATGAGGCTGCCCAGGACTACTTGTCTCTAGTCAGAGTGTATTGTTATTGTGGGAATCTTGAAAAA GCTGCTGAGATCTGCAATGACACAGGAGATGCAGCAGGCTGCTATCACCTCGCCAGGCAGTATGAAAACCAGGACCGAATCAAAGAGGCCATCCACTTTTTCACCAGGGCGCAAGCCTATGGAAATGCGATCAGGCTTTGTAAGGAACATGGCTATGAGGACCAGATGATGAACCTTGCTCTCCTTGGCAAACCTCAGGATATGATGGATGCTGCCAGGTATTATGAGAGCAAACCAAGCTCACAGGACAAGGCTGTTATGCTCTATCATAAG GCTGGAAATCTACCGCGGGCTCTCGACCTCGCCTTCAGAACAAGACAGTTTGGTGCATTGCAGCATATATCTGATGACCTTGACCAAAAGGCTGATCCAGAGCTGCTACAAAGATGTGCTAACTTCTTCACTGAAAATGGACAGTATGACAAGGCGGTGGATCTGTTGGCCACTGCCAGAAAG TACTGGGATGCCTTGAAACTCTGCTCCGAGCAGAATGTCGTCATCACTGAAGACTTAGCAGAGAAGCTTACACCCCAGAAAGCCACCTCTGAGCCAGAGAATGATGAGAGGATCAAGATCTTGAATGGTATTGCCGAGGTCTGCATGCAGCAGAGGCAGTATCATCTGGCAACCAAGAAATATACACAGGCTGGAAACAAATTACAG GCAATGAAAGCTTTGCTTAAATCAGGCGACAcagaaaaaatcattttcttcgcTGGTGTATCAAGACAGAAGGAGATCTACGTGATGGCTGCCAACTACTTACAATCATTAGACTGGAGGAAGGATcctgaaatcatgaaaaatatcaTCGGTTTCTACACAAAAGGCCGAGCTATGGAGTCCCTGGCTTCATTTTACGATGCATGTGCTATG GTTGAAATTGATGAGTACCAGAATTATGACAAGGCTTTGGGAGCACTTGGCGAGGCTTACAAATGTGTGACGAGAGCCAAGTTGAAGAATCAGTCACAGCAGGAGGAGAAGCTAACAAGTTTGAAGAACAGAATTGATCTCATCAAGAAATTTGTTCAAGCCAGGAG AGTGTATGATGATAGTCCAGATGAAGCTGTTAAACAGTGCCAGATCTTATTAGAGGAACCAGATCTTGACCAAGCTGTTCGAATCGGTGATGTCTTTGGTTTCATGATTGAGCACTATGCAAGAAAAGAGAAATGGAAAGCG GCATACGCTTGCatggaagaaatgaaaaatcGTATACCAAAAGTGAACATGGCATATTATGTGAACATGCGAACCATTGAGTCGATCCACAGGGCACTGGATATCCCACTTCCTCGAGGTCAAGGACCTGATAAGATAAACGGCATGAACGGTTTCGGTAAACACGACAATGATGAACTAGACGGGGAAGAGGTTCAGGAGGATGTTATTGATGAAATTGTTCCAGGCGGGGACGATTATTGCTGA